A single region of the Bombus fervidus isolate BK054 chromosome 18, iyBomFerv1, whole genome shotgun sequence genome encodes:
- the Tsp66e gene encoding tetraspanin 66E, with the protein MNEAKMGCASQCAKYFLCFFNFVFFVAGGAALAVGVWLFVDSNSFTDLVGKLDRSDILNKTDTDVIRIISYILILAGALTFLISFLGYCGAMFESRCLLCVYGVLILLVLILESVVVGLAFGLRGDAEQSTRDFLKSTIKYYASNIDKTETITVTWDGIMTQLHCCGVDNYLDFRESTNWTSTDKILPEACCIKENNILKDPSCPITPTSNNSYYKQGCYGAIMRTIEENAAIVIGVAAGLAFVEILVIILALHLACCYWRPQHVLTCWCCC; encoded by the exons ATGAACGAGGCTAAAATGGGCTGTGCTTCGCAGTGTGCCAAGtattttctatgtttcttcaatttcgttttcttc GTAGCCGGAGGGGCTGCGTTGGCCGTTGGAGTTTGGCTCTTCGTCGATAGCAATTCTTTCACCGATCTCGTCGGCAAACTCGATCGGTCGGACATTTTG AACAAAACGGACACCGACGTCATCAGGATAATATCGTACATCTTGATTTTGGCAGGAGCGTTGACATTTTTGATCAGCTTTTTGGGCTACTGTGGAGCGATGTTTGAATCTCGGTGTCTTCTTTGTGTC tACGGTGTTCTTATTCTCCTCGTTTTGATCCTGGAATCTGTTGTAGTAGGTTTGGCTTTTGGACTTAGAGGCGAT GCAGAGCAAAGTACACGAGATTTTCTCAAGTCTACGATCAAATACTATGCCAGTAACATCGATAAAACAGAGACAATTACAGTGACGTGGGATGGCATAATGACACAG CTTCATTGCTGTGGGGTAGACAATTATTTGGACTTCCGAGAGAGCACAAATTGGACATCTACAGATAAAATTCTACCTGAAGCATGTTGCATAAAGGAAAACAATATTTTGAAGGATCCATCTTGCCCTATCACTCCTACTTCCAATAATTCTTATTATAAACAG GGTTGTTACGGAGCAATAATGAGGACGATCGAAGAAAATGCGGCTATAGTAATCGGCGTTGCGGCTGGATTGGCATTCGTCGAAATCCTGGTTATTATTTTAGCTCTGCACTTGGCATGCTGTTACTGGCGTCCACAACACG